TTAAAAACCTATCAAATCGCTTATGATTCTGCGGCTGTAGAATTGGAGAAAGAAATCCTCGGAACAAAAACTGGGCTTACCAGCGGAAAAGAAGGTTATGGACCTAATGCCAAGCGAAAAGCAGAGTTGAAAGAGCAACGCCGCCAAGATCTTGAAAATTATCAAAAACAAATGGCGCCAAGATTGGATTATCTGGACAAAGAAATTTCGAAAGTCTATACGAATCTAGAAACTGAACGAAAAAGTACCGAAACCTTTGAGGATAAATTCAATGGTTTTGCAGCGCGGTTACAAGCTTTGGATGAGCTGGGGAAAAACTCAGCAATTATCGCTTTAGCAGCCAGTTTTATTATGGGAATGTTTATCTGTCTGGAAATTTCGCCAGTTTTGATAAAGCTGATTTCGAATGTTGGACCTTACGACTATCTTTTAGAAAAAACTGAAAATGAGTTTAAACTCTATGCTAAAGAAAAAATTGAAAAAGGAAATTCTTTGACCGATCATAGAATCCGTGATTTTAAAGAAGAATTGGATGAGAAAAAAGTAAAACCACAAAATGATAATTCTCCCGAAGCTTAATCTATTTAAAATATAAAATAATTTGAAAATTATCAAGAAGAATTAAAAAGATTCTAGGTTCTATAAATAAAACTATATATTTGTCTTCCTAATTTTAAAAATTTATACTTATGAAAAGAATTTTATCTTTTTCTTTAACAGCCGTTATGGCATTTACTGCTTACTCACAGGAATTATGGAGCGATAATTTCGAGTCTTACAATATCGGAAATCTCGGTACACAAGGAGGCTGGCAAAATGATGGCGTTACCGCAAGTTGGACAAAAG
This genomic stretch from Chryseobacterium sp. POL2 harbors:
- a CDS encoding DUF4407 domain-containing protein; this encodes MNWLQHFLILCSGANVHILKKTPSEWNKFAGIGGIVLFTAVFASLSAGYAIFTVFDDVWISVGFGLLWGLMIFNLDRYIVSSIKKTVGWWHQLLMTLPRLALATFLGIIIAKPLELKIFEKEVNKQLNTIIQRNKKQLQAEMSGRILQQSGPFDTEKKEIADKLKTYQIAYDSAAVELEKEILGTKTGLTSGKEGYGPNAKRKAELKEQRRQDLENYQKQMAPRLDYLDKEISKVYTNLETERKSTETFEDKFNGFAARLQALDELGKNSAIIALAASFIMGMFICLEISPVLIKLISNVGPYDYLLEKTENEFKLYAKEKIEKGNSLTDHRIRDFKEELDEKKVKPQNDNSPEA